From a single Leopardus geoffroyi isolate Oge1 chromosome E1, O.geoffroyi_Oge1_pat1.0, whole genome shotgun sequence genomic region:
- the BTBD17 gene encoding BTB/POZ domain-containing protein 17 codes for MLRLGYAKPGSWASFWAILTLVGLATRAAQRADVGGESTGTSINHSQLLLQRLQELLRQGNASDVVLRVQAAGTDEVRVFHAHRLLLGLHSELFRELLSNQSEAVLQEPRDCAAVFDKFIRYLYCGELTVLLAQAIPLHRLATKYGVASLQRGVADYMRAHLAGGAGPAVGWYHYAVSTGDEALRQSCLQFLAWNLSAVAGSAEWGAVSPELLGQLLPRSDLVLQDELELFHALETWLGRARPPPAVAERALRAIRYPMIPPAQLFQLQARSAALARHGDAVADLLLQAYQFHAASPLHFAKFFDVNGSAFLPRNYLAPAWGAPWVINNPARDDRSTSFQTQLGPSGHDAGRRVTWNVLFSPRWLPVSLRPVYADAAGTALPAARPEDGRPRLVVTPASSGGDAAGVSFQKTVLVGARQHGRLLVRHAYSFHQSSEEAGDFLAHADLQRRNSEYLVENALHLHLIVKPVYHTLIRTPK; via the exons ATGCTTCGGCTGGGCTATGCCAAGCCCGGGTCCTGGGCCAGCTTCTGGGCCATCCTGACCTTGGTGGGTCTGGCCACTCGAGCAG CTCAGAGAGCCGATGTTGGCGGGGAATCCACGGGCACCTCCATCAACCACTCCCAGCTGCTGCTCCAACGCCTGCAAGAGCTTCTGCGGCAGGGCAATGCCAGCGATGTGGTCCTGAGGGTGCAGGCTGCGGGCACCGACGAGGTCCGGGTCTTCCACGCCCACCGCTTGCTGCTGGGCTTGCACAGTGAGCTGTTCCGGGAGCTGCTGAGTAACCAGAGTGAGGCGGTGCTTCAGGAGCCCCGGGACTGTGCTGCCGTCTTTGACAAGTTCATCAG GTACCTCTACTGCGGCGAGCTGACCGTGCTGCTGGCCCAGGCCATCCCCCTGCACAGGCTGGCCACCAAGTACGGCGTGGCGTCCCTGCAGCGCGGAGTGGCCGACTACATGCGCGCGCACCTGGCGGGCGGCGCCGGCCCGGCGGTGGGCTGGTACCACTACGCTGTGAGCACCGGGGACGAGGCCCTGCGCCAGAGCTGCCTGCAGTTCCTGGCCTGGAACCTGTCGGCCGTGGCGGGGAGCGCAGAGTGGGGCGCCGTGAGCCCCGAGCTGCTGGGGCAGCTCCTGCCACGCTCGGACCTGGTGCTGCAGGACGAGCTGGAGCTGTTCCACGCGCTGGAGACGTGGCTGGGCCGCGCCCGGCCGCCTCCCGCCGTGGCCGAGCGCGCGCTGCGAGCCATCCGCTACCCCATGATCCCGCCCGCGCAACTGTTCCAGCTGCAGGCGCGCTCGGCTGCCCTGGCGCGCCACGGCGACGCGGTGGCCGACCTCCTGCTGCAGGCCTACCAGTTCCACGCCGCCTCGCCGCTGCACTTCGCCAAGTTCTTCGACGTCAACGGCAGCGCCTTCCTGCCCCGCAACTACCTCGCGCCCGCCTGGGGCGCCCCGTGGGTCATCAACAACCCGGCCCGCGACGACCGCAGCACCAGCTTCCAGACGCAGCTGGGCCCGAGCGGCCACGACGCCGGCCGCCGGGTCACGTGGAACGTGCTCTTCTCGCCGCGCTGGCTGCCCGTCAGCCTGCGGCCCGTCTACGCGGACGCCGCGGGCACTGCGCTGCCGGCCGCGCGTCCAGAGGACGGCCGGCCGCGCCTGGTGGTCACGCCGGCCAGCAGCGGCGGTGACGCGGCGGGTGTGAGCTTCCAGAAGACCGTGCTGGTGGGGGCGCGCCAGCACGGCCGCCTGCTGGTGCGCCACGCCTACAGTTTCCACCAGAGCAGCGAGGAGGCCGGTGACTTCTTGGCGCACGCAGACCTGCAGCGGCGCAACTCCGAGTACCTGGTGGAGAACGCTCTGCACCTGCACCTCATCGTCAAGCCGGTCTACCACACCCTCATCCGGACCCCCAAGTAG